The proteins below are encoded in one region of Amycolatopsis magusensis:
- a CDS encoding TetR/AcrR family transcriptional regulator gives MTTAASTPKGERRRAALIEAASQLLAESGFDAIRHRAVAERAGLPLASTTYYFDSLEELVTAAVEHHARLELVQGRQCLEEARDRSLVDLVLELLLGPERDDREADAEAVLLRYERLVATGRRKYLRPLMRTLSAELDHLLLEIFARSGTPVDAAELERLVALVDGAVVNALIEIDPDPRAVAGRMLREALS, from the coding sequence ATGACCACTGCCGCGAGCACGCCGAAGGGTGAGCGCCGCCGAGCCGCGCTCATCGAGGCGGCTTCGCAGCTGCTGGCCGAGAGCGGTTTCGACGCGATCCGGCACCGGGCCGTCGCCGAACGCGCAGGCCTGCCACTGGCGTCGACCACGTACTACTTCGACTCGCTCGAGGAACTGGTGACCGCGGCCGTCGAGCACCACGCCCGGCTCGAACTGGTGCAGGGCAGGCAGTGCCTGGAGGAAGCCAGGGACCGCTCGCTGGTCGACCTGGTGCTGGAACTGCTGCTCGGCCCGGAGCGGGACGACCGCGAAGCCGACGCCGAAGCCGTGTTGCTGCGGTACGAACGCCTGGTCGCCACGGGACGGCGCAAGTACCTGCGCCCCCTGATGCGCACCCTCTCGGCGGAGCTGGACCACCTGCTCCTGGAAATCTTCGCCCGCTCCGGCACGCCGGTGGATGCCGCCGAACTGGAACGCCTGGTCGCCCTGGTCGACGGCGCCGTGGTGAACGCCCTGATCGAAATCGACCCGGACCCGAGAGCGGTGGCGGGCCGCATGCTGCGGGAGGCACTGTCGTGA
- a CDS encoding SigE family RNA polymerase sigma factor, protein MDQREEQEFAEYFAAKRDSVRRTAYMLCGDWHRADDLAQTAFVSLHRRWRKIRDRAATDAYLRKTLVRASIDESRRPWRRERQVEELPEPAGQGGPRLDDQVATREDLLAGLRGVPSRQRAVLVLRYFEGLDVSGVAKALGCSEGTVKSQTARGLENLRKVLGGLGEEVDSRG, encoded by the coding sequence GTGGACCAGCGCGAGGAGCAGGAGTTCGCGGAGTACTTCGCCGCCAAGCGGGACTCCGTGCGTAGAACCGCGTACATGCTCTGCGGCGACTGGCATCGCGCGGACGATCTCGCGCAGACGGCGTTCGTCTCGCTGCACCGGCGGTGGCGGAAGATCCGCGACCGCGCGGCGACCGACGCCTACCTGCGCAAGACGCTGGTCCGTGCCTCGATCGACGAGTCACGGCGGCCGTGGCGGCGGGAGCGGCAGGTGGAAGAGCTGCCGGAACCCGCCGGTCAGGGCGGTCCCCGGCTCGACGATCAGGTCGCGACCAGGGAGGACCTCCTGGCCGGGCTGCGCGGGGTGCCGTCGAGACAGCGGGCGGTGCTGGTGCTCCGGTACTTCGAGGGGCTGGACGTCAGCGGCGTCGCGAAGGCGCTCGGGTGTTCCGAAGGGACGGTGAAGAGCCAGACCGCCCGCGGGTTGGAAAACCTGCGGAAGGTACTGGGTGGACTCGGTGAGGAGGTGGACTCCCGTGGATGA
- a CDS encoding threonine aldolase family protein gives MTFATSPTIDLRSDTVTRPDETMRAAMASAEVGDAVIDVDPTMRQLEERTAELLGLPAALWVPSGTMANVIALTLYLGRGDRFLAPRDAHVLVRELGTSAWLAGGMPEPLEPDAGPGRPTAASLARAIGPRDNSYLLLRTTLLCLENTHNAAGGLVIPPHEHAQLAATAKEAGLKVHLDGARLWNAAVALDLPVAALAVGADTVSVCYSKGLGAPVGSALVGGREFIEQARRMRQMLGGGVRQGGVLAAACLRALENMDDLAQDHENARRLAEGLAEIGWAVGAPQTNIVLAGVPDVPLTISRLENAGVLASPMAGKVRFVTHRDVSAPDIDEALRRIKSAAGQ, from the coding sequence GTGACCTTCGCAACGAGCCCGACCATCGATCTTCGATCGGACACCGTCACCCGCCCGGATGAAACCATGCGCGCCGCGATGGCCTCCGCCGAGGTCGGGGACGCGGTGATCGACGTCGACCCCACCATGCGGCAGTTGGAGGAGCGCACCGCCGAACTGCTCGGCCTGCCCGCCGCGCTCTGGGTGCCGAGCGGGACGATGGCGAACGTCATCGCGCTGACCCTCTACCTCGGCCGCGGTGACCGCTTCCTCGCCCCGCGCGACGCCCACGTGCTGGTCCGCGAGCTGGGCACCTCGGCGTGGCTGGCCGGCGGCATGCCCGAACCGCTCGAACCCGACGCCGGTCCCGGCCGTCCGACGGCGGCCTCGCTGGCCAGGGCGATCGGCCCGCGGGACAACAGCTACCTGCTGCTGCGGACCACGCTGCTCTGCCTGGAGAACACCCACAACGCCGCGGGCGGCTTGGTGATCCCGCCGCACGAGCACGCGCAACTGGCCGCCACGGCGAAGGAAGCCGGGCTCAAGGTTCACCTGGACGGCGCACGGCTGTGGAACGCCGCCGTCGCGCTCGACCTGCCGGTGGCCGCGCTCGCGGTCGGCGCCGACACCGTGTCGGTCTGCTACAGCAAGGGTCTCGGCGCGCCGGTCGGCTCGGCGCTCGTCGGCGGCCGCGAGTTCATCGAGCAGGCCAGGCGGATGCGGCAGATGCTCGGCGGCGGGGTGCGCCAGGGTGGTGTGCTCGCCGCGGCCTGCCTGCGTGCGCTGGAGAACATGGACGACCTCGCCCAGGACCACGAGAACGCGCGGCGGCTGGCCGAGGGGCTGGCGGAGATCGGCTGGGCGGTCGGCGCGCCGCAGACGAACATCGTGCTGGCCGGGGTCCCGGACGTGCCGCTGACCATTTCCCGGCTGGAGAACGCGGGCGTGCTCGCCTCGCCGATGGCGGGCAAGGTCCGGTTCGTGACCCACCGCGACGTTTCCGCGCCGGATATCGACGAGGCGCTCCGCCGCATCAAATCCGCTGCCGGTCAGTGA
- a CDS encoding HAD family hydrolase — MNWVVFDFGEVIVQRTEALPELATRFGASLGDFEPVYWKYRDEFDAGGSDLEYWRAIGAELGSEVDDTRSAELTALDIEGWSRTDPETLALLAELDEAGVPLALLSNASSSMGRWVEAQGWARHFRHLIFSGDLGVLKPDAAIFAALLDRLGAPGEECLFFDDRQTNVDGAIAAGLHAERWIGSAGARSQLGWKSAAGPLPFS, encoded by the coding sequence ATGAACTGGGTGGTCTTCGACTTCGGCGAAGTGATCGTGCAGCGCACGGAAGCACTGCCGGAACTCGCCACGCGTTTCGGCGCTTCCCTCGGCGACTTCGAGCCGGTCTACTGGAAATACCGCGACGAGTTCGACGCGGGCGGCAGCGACCTCGAATACTGGCGCGCGATCGGCGCCGAACTCGGCAGCGAGGTGGATGACACCCGTTCGGCTGAACTCACCGCGCTGGACATCGAGGGCTGGTCGCGCACCGACCCGGAAACCCTGGCGTTGCTGGCCGAACTGGACGAGGCCGGGGTGCCGCTGGCCCTGCTGTCCAATGCCTCGTCGTCCATGGGCCGCTGGGTGGAAGCGCAGGGGTGGGCGCGGCATTTCCGGCACTTGATCTTTTCCGGTGACCTCGGCGTGCTCAAACCCGATGCGGCGATTTTCGCCGCATTGCTGGATCGGCTCGGTGCACCCGGTGAAGAATGCCTCTTCTTCGATGACCGCCAGACGAATGTCGATGGTGCGATCGCTGCCGGATTGCACGCCGAAAGGTGGATCGGCAGCGCGGGAGCGCGGTCACAGTTGGGCTGGAAGAGTGCTGCGGGGCCGCTGCCGTTCAGTTGA
- a CDS encoding SAM-dependent methyltransferase has translation MTGPGPVPIDYSQPSQARFHDALLGGVDHYEADRAMMRRVLEVAPEAPVVVRELQQWMLRAVRFLAERCGVEQFADLGAGLPTEPTIHQVVQQFHPRAQVVYVDNDPLVLAHGRARMANYDSTHFLGCDFTDPKETLGELAVHLDLEQPVGLVVCALLHHLDDLGQAKKVLHGYVDALAPGSYVLLTHVHDAGDGSEADRVTKEVLKLYQGTPLSAVARCREQIASLLDGLEILDPGLVHAHEWWPDGPRILPVHNLHRMMLCAVARKP, from the coding sequence ATGACCGGTCCCGGCCCGGTGCCGATCGACTACTCGCAGCCGAGCCAGGCCCGTTTCCACGACGCGCTGCTGGGCGGTGTCGATCACTACGAGGCGGACCGGGCGATGATGCGGCGGGTGCTCGAGGTCGCCCCCGAAGCGCCCGTGGTGGTGCGGGAACTCCAGCAGTGGATGCTGCGGGCGGTGCGGTTCCTGGCCGAGCGGTGCGGGGTCGAGCAGTTCGCCGACCTCGGCGCGGGCCTGCCCACCGAACCGACCATCCACCAGGTCGTGCAGCAGTTCCACCCGCGCGCGCAGGTGGTCTACGTGGACAACGACCCGCTCGTGCTGGCGCACGGCCGCGCCCGGATGGCCAACTACGACTCCACGCACTTCCTCGGCTGCGACTTCACCGATCCCAAGGAGACGCTCGGCGAGCTCGCCGTGCACCTCGACCTGGAGCAGCCGGTCGGGCTGGTGGTCTGCGCGCTGCTGCACCACCTCGACGACCTCGGCCAGGCGAAGAAGGTGCTGCACGGGTACGTGGACGCGCTGGCGCCCGGGTCGTACGTGCTGCTCACGCACGTGCACGACGCCGGCGACGGCAGTGAGGCGGACCGCGTCACCAAGGAGGTCCTGAAGCTGTATCAGGGCACCCCGCTCAGCGCGGTGGCCCGCTGCCGGGAGCAGATCGCCTCCCTGCTCGACGGCCTGGAGATCCTCGACCCGGGCCTGGTGCACGCGCACGAATGGTGGCCGGACGGCCCGCGCATCCTGCCGGTGCACAACCTGCACCGGATGATGCTGTGCGCGGTGGCCCGCAAGCCTTAG
- a CDS encoding DoxX family protein gives MTSSGLVFSPLSVVLAAVFCAAGGSKLAGAPAMRETAAHLRITPAGDRLVGALELAAVAGLLIGFWVVWLGIAASAGLVLLMAGAVVVHLRVRDQLGRYLPALVLGLLAAGNVVLLALS, from the coding sequence ATGACCTCGAGCGGCCTGGTGTTCTCGCCCCTGTCCGTCGTGCTGGCCGCGGTGTTCTGCGCGGCGGGCGGGTCGAAGCTGGCGGGGGCGCCTGCCATGCGGGAGACGGCGGCGCACCTGCGGATCACCCCGGCCGGGGACAGGCTGGTCGGGGCGCTGGAACTGGCCGCGGTCGCCGGGCTGCTGATCGGCTTCTGGGTGGTGTGGCTGGGCATCGCCGCGTCGGCGGGCCTGGTGCTGCTGATGGCCGGGGCGGTCGTGGTCCACCTGCGGGTGCGCGACCAGCTCGGCCGGTACCTGCCCGCGCTGGTGCTGGGCCTGCTCGCGGCGGGCAACGTCGTACTGCTGGCGCTGTCCTAA